Proteins co-encoded in one Lacerta agilis isolate rLacAgi1 chromosome 6, rLacAgi1.pri, whole genome shotgun sequence genomic window:
- the PTPN7 gene encoding tyrosine-protein phosphatase non-receptor type 7 isoform X2 has translation MVLSCSACPKVDRFSLLHKRKRAGMEKCQEVKKHVRLQDRRGSNVSLVLDMSSLSNTEPISSVSTPRDVTVKLLNTTSHVLTQRMLQQQNWSLEDLQEEFAKIPSNFASAEELDIPRRAAKDRYKSILPNPQSRVCLKRALSQEDESYINANYIRGYAGQEKAYIATQGPMLNTVNDFWTMVWQEGAPLIVMLTKLKEEKELNDECRTVKHIVFSSWPDQKTPESAKTFLHLVWEVEKILQATESRGPVVVHCSAGIGRTGCFIATQIGCQQLKNKGEVDILGIVCQLRIDRGGMIQTSEQYQFLHHTLAMYASQLPKITDC, from the exons ATGGTCCTCTCCTGTTCAGCATGCCCTAAAGTTGATCGTTTCAGCCTGCTACATAAGCGAAAGAGGGCAGGAATGGAGAAGTGTCAGGAAGTCAAGAAACATGTGCGTCTGCAGGATAG AAGGGGCTCCAACGTGTCGCTGGTGCTGGACATGAGTTCCCTGAGCAACACAGAACCCATTTCATCCGTCTCCACTCCAAGGGATGTCACAGTGAAGCTCCTGAACACCACCAGCCATGTTCTTACTCAGAGGATGCTCCAGCAGCAGAACTGGAGCCTAGAGGATCTTCAAGAGGAGTTTGCG AAAATCCCCTCCAACTTTGCCAGTGCAGAAGAGCTGGACATCCCCAGACGAGCAGCAAAAGACAGATATAAATCCATCCTACCAA ATCCCCAGAGTCGTGTGTGCCTCAAGAGAGCACTGAGCCAAGAAGACGAGAGCTACATTAATGCAAACTACATCCGG GGTTATGCTGGGCAGGAGAAGGCCTATATTGCCACCCAGGGGCCCATGCTTAATACAGTCAATGACTTCTGGACAATGGTGTGGCAGGAAGGAGCTCCTCTCATCGTTATGCTCACCAAActcaaggaagagaaagag CTCAACGATGAATGTCGCACGGTGAAGCATATTGTTTTCTCATCCTGGCCAGACCAGAAGACCCCAGAATCAGCCAAGACCTTCTTGCACTTGGTTTGGGAGGTGGAGAAAATTCTACAGGCCACAGAGAGCAGAGGACCTGTTGTTGTGCACTGCAG TGCAGGAATTGGTCGGACAGGCTGTTTTATTGCTACGCAGATTGGATGCCAGCAACTGAAGAATAAAGGAGAGGTGGATATTTTGGGGATAGTCTGCCAGCTGCGCATAGACAG GGGTGGAATGATACAAACCAGTGAACAATACCAGTTCCTCCATCACACACTGGCCATGTATGCGTCACAGCTTCCCAAGATCACAGACTGCTAG
- the PTPN7 gene encoding tyrosine-protein phosphatase non-receptor type 7 isoform X4, whose translation MSSLSNTEPISSVSTPRDVTVKLLNTTSHVLTQRMLQQQNWSLEDLQEEFAKIPSNFASAEELDIPRRAAKDRYKSILPNPQSRVCLKRALSQEDESYINANYIRGYAGQEKAYIATQGPMLNTVNDFWTMVWQEGAPLIVMLTKLKEEKEKCVCYWPETEATYGPFTIRMQGICECEEYTIRNFALQLNDECRTVKHIVFSSWPDQKTPESAKTFLHLVWEVEKILQATESRGPVVVHCSAGIGRTGCFIATQIGCQQLKNKGEVDILGIVCQLRIDRGGMIQTSEQYQFLHHTLAMYASQLPKITDC comes from the exons ATGAGTTCCCTGAGCAACACAGAACCCATTTCATCCGTCTCCACTCCAAGGGATGTCACAGTGAAGCTCCTGAACACCACCAGCCATGTTCTTACTCAGAGGATGCTCCAGCAGCAGAACTGGAGCCTAGAGGATCTTCAAGAGGAGTTTGCG AAAATCCCCTCCAACTTTGCCAGTGCAGAAGAGCTGGACATCCCCAGACGAGCAGCAAAAGACAGATATAAATCCATCCTACCAA ATCCCCAGAGTCGTGTGTGCCTCAAGAGAGCACTGAGCCAAGAAGACGAGAGCTACATTAATGCAAACTACATCCGG GGTTATGCTGGGCAGGAGAAGGCCTATATTGCCACCCAGGGGCCCATGCTTAATACAGTCAATGACTTCTGGACAATGGTGTGGCAGGAAGGAGCTCCTCTCATCGTTATGCTCACCAAActcaaggaagagaaagag AAATGTGTCTGTTACTGGCCCGAAACAGAGGCAACCTATGGGCCCTTCACCATCCGCATGCAAGGCATTTGTGAGTGTGAAGAATACACCATCCGCAACTTTGCCCTACAG CTCAACGATGAATGTCGCACGGTGAAGCATATTGTTTTCTCATCCTGGCCAGACCAGAAGACCCCAGAATCAGCCAAGACCTTCTTGCACTTGGTTTGGGAGGTGGAGAAAATTCTACAGGCCACAGAGAGCAGAGGACCTGTTGTTGTGCACTGCAG TGCAGGAATTGGTCGGACAGGCTGTTTTATTGCTACGCAGATTGGATGCCAGCAACTGAAGAATAAAGGAGAGGTGGATATTTTGGGGATAGTCTGCCAGCTGCGCATAGACAG GGGTGGAATGATACAAACCAGTGAACAATACCAGTTCCTCCATCACACACTGGCCATGTATGCGTCACAGCTTCCCAAGATCACAGACTGCTAG
- the PTPN7 gene encoding tyrosine-protein phosphatase non-receptor type 7 isoform X1 has product MVLSCSACPKVDRFSLLHKRKRAGMEKCQEVKKHVRLQDRRGSNVSLVLDMSSLSNTEPISSVSTPRDVTVKLLNTTSHVLTQRMLQQQNWSLEDLQEEFAKIPSNFASAEELDIPRRAAKDRYKSILPNPQSRVCLKRALSQEDESYINANYIRGYAGQEKAYIATQGPMLNTVNDFWTMVWQEGAPLIVMLTKLKEEKEKCVCYWPETEATYGPFTIRMQGICECEEYTIRNFALQLNDECRTVKHIVFSSWPDQKTPESAKTFLHLVWEVEKILQATESRGPVVVHCSAGIGRTGCFIATQIGCQQLKNKGEVDILGIVCQLRIDRGGMIQTSEQYQFLHHTLAMYASQLPKITDC; this is encoded by the exons ATGGTCCTCTCCTGTTCAGCATGCCCTAAAGTTGATCGTTTCAGCCTGCTACATAAGCGAAAGAGGGCAGGAATGGAGAAGTGTCAGGAAGTCAAGAAACATGTGCGTCTGCAGGATAG AAGGGGCTCCAACGTGTCGCTGGTGCTGGACATGAGTTCCCTGAGCAACACAGAACCCATTTCATCCGTCTCCACTCCAAGGGATGTCACAGTGAAGCTCCTGAACACCACCAGCCATGTTCTTACTCAGAGGATGCTCCAGCAGCAGAACTGGAGCCTAGAGGATCTTCAAGAGGAGTTTGCG AAAATCCCCTCCAACTTTGCCAGTGCAGAAGAGCTGGACATCCCCAGACGAGCAGCAAAAGACAGATATAAATCCATCCTACCAA ATCCCCAGAGTCGTGTGTGCCTCAAGAGAGCACTGAGCCAAGAAGACGAGAGCTACATTAATGCAAACTACATCCGG GGTTATGCTGGGCAGGAGAAGGCCTATATTGCCACCCAGGGGCCCATGCTTAATACAGTCAATGACTTCTGGACAATGGTGTGGCAGGAAGGAGCTCCTCTCATCGTTATGCTCACCAAActcaaggaagagaaagag AAATGTGTCTGTTACTGGCCCGAAACAGAGGCAACCTATGGGCCCTTCACCATCCGCATGCAAGGCATTTGTGAGTGTGAAGAATACACCATCCGCAACTTTGCCCTACAG CTCAACGATGAATGTCGCACGGTGAAGCATATTGTTTTCTCATCCTGGCCAGACCAGAAGACCCCAGAATCAGCCAAGACCTTCTTGCACTTGGTTTGGGAGGTGGAGAAAATTCTACAGGCCACAGAGAGCAGAGGACCTGTTGTTGTGCACTGCAG TGCAGGAATTGGTCGGACAGGCTGTTTTATTGCTACGCAGATTGGATGCCAGCAACTGAAGAATAAAGGAGAGGTGGATATTTTGGGGATAGTCTGCCAGCTGCGCATAGACAG GGGTGGAATGATACAAACCAGTGAACAATACCAGTTCCTCCATCACACACTGGCCATGTATGCGTCACAGCTTCCCAAGATCACAGACTGCTAG
- the PTPN7 gene encoding tyrosine-protein phosphatase non-receptor type 7 isoform X3 has translation MVLSCSACPKVDRFSLLHKRKRAGMEKCQEVKKHVRLQDRRGSNVSLVLDMSSLSNTEPISSVSTPRDVTVKLLNTTSHVLTQRMLQQQNWSLEDLQEEFAKIPSNFASAEELDIPRRAAKDRYKSILPNPQSRVCLKRALSQEDESYINANYIRGYAGQEKAYIATQGPMLNTVNDFWTMVWQEGAPLIVMLTKLKEEKEKCVCYWPETEATYGPFTIRMQGICECEEYTIRNFALQLNDECRTVKHIVFSSWPDQKTPESAKTFLHLVWEVEKILQATESRGPVVVHCRNWSDRLFYCYADWMPATEE, from the exons ATGGTCCTCTCCTGTTCAGCATGCCCTAAAGTTGATCGTTTCAGCCTGCTACATAAGCGAAAGAGGGCAGGAATGGAGAAGTGTCAGGAAGTCAAGAAACATGTGCGTCTGCAGGATAG AAGGGGCTCCAACGTGTCGCTGGTGCTGGACATGAGTTCCCTGAGCAACACAGAACCCATTTCATCCGTCTCCACTCCAAGGGATGTCACAGTGAAGCTCCTGAACACCACCAGCCATGTTCTTACTCAGAGGATGCTCCAGCAGCAGAACTGGAGCCTAGAGGATCTTCAAGAGGAGTTTGCG AAAATCCCCTCCAACTTTGCCAGTGCAGAAGAGCTGGACATCCCCAGACGAGCAGCAAAAGACAGATATAAATCCATCCTACCAA ATCCCCAGAGTCGTGTGTGCCTCAAGAGAGCACTGAGCCAAGAAGACGAGAGCTACATTAATGCAAACTACATCCGG GGTTATGCTGGGCAGGAGAAGGCCTATATTGCCACCCAGGGGCCCATGCTTAATACAGTCAATGACTTCTGGACAATGGTGTGGCAGGAAGGAGCTCCTCTCATCGTTATGCTCACCAAActcaaggaagagaaagag AAATGTGTCTGTTACTGGCCCGAAACAGAGGCAACCTATGGGCCCTTCACCATCCGCATGCAAGGCATTTGTGAGTGTGAAGAATACACCATCCGCAACTTTGCCCTACAG CTCAACGATGAATGTCGCACGGTGAAGCATATTGTTTTCTCATCCTGGCCAGACCAGAAGACCCCAGAATCAGCCAAGACCTTCTTGCACTTGGTTTGGGAGGTGGAGAAAATTCTACAGGCCACAGAGAGCAGAGGACCTGTTGTTGTGCACTGCAG GAATTGGTCGGACAGGCTGTTTTATTGCTACGCAGATTGGATGCCAGCAACTGAAGAATAA